taatttttatgtactGAGTTAAATTGAtgattatttttgttgatttatatttttaatatattatatatttagtatttttatatgttatttttaatttaataattataaattaatttttattataaaatttatttaaatatttaaaataaataataaaataatataaaaattatttaagttcatatttttttttaataattttacatCTTCAAATAACCTTGAGTAATATAATCCAATATTTATTCTATTGTAATTGATTTTGTAACACAATTCATTGTAATCAATTTGATGCATACTTTTAATTGTAAACTTCAATTTAAATACACATTTAGATAGAATAGTATTTCAAATTTCTACCGTTTAATTgattataaaaagaaaaataattatgcTATCATACTGATCATGATGGCAGTTCATTTTGGTGGTTTTACTAATAACCATCCCTCAACGCAAGTGGCTCCAGAGAATAATGACAAGCAGTTTACACTAACGTGACGTGGTATTCCAccaacattctcaaaacaaacCGTTATTACTTACTTCCACACTTATAAAACATATTCTCCTTCTCACTCTTAATCTccttcttcctcttactctcGTAAAAATAACACGCTGTTACGTTCACCATTTTCTAACATCATGAGGTTCCAAATAAGCAACACCGTAGTAGGTGCTCTCAACATTCTATCTCTCCTGCTTGGTCTCTCTGCCCTTGCAACCTCCGCTTACATTCACTTTCACGGAGGCGATGGTGCCTCTGATTGCCAGAAGGTTCTCCAGTATCCTCTCCTCATTGCTGGAGTTTTCATTGTCATCATCTCTACGCTTGGCATAGTAGGCTCCCTATGCCGCATCAACTTCGCATTGTATGCCTATCTGCTCATCACCTTCCTCCTTATTGTGGCTATGATTCTCTTTACCATTTTTGCCCTCTTTGTAACAAACAAGAAGGTTGGCCAGCAAGTCTCTACCAGAGCCTATGGCGAGTACGTGGTCACTGATTTCTCTCACTGGCTTCAGCATTACGTTGTCAACAACAAAAATTGGGATGAGGTTAAGAGTTGCTTGATGGATGCTGGTGTTTGCCATGATCTTGCTATCCACGGTGGCTTCAACCATAGCAATGAAGATCTCTTTTTCAAGCACTTGTCCACCACGCAGGTAACTACTCTTTATAAATAACCGTAAATTGATTCTACtattacttttgaattttgaattcaaaATAATATTCAGTTAAAGTATTGCTACACTAAAGTCATAGTTATTAATTGTAAAAAGAATTTACTCATTGTTGTTGTAGGTAGGGTGTTGTAAGCCACCTGCGAATTGTGGATTCAAGATGAAGAATGCTACATACTGGGAAGCTCCAAAGACAGGAGCAAGTTGGGCGAATAATTCAGATTGCAAGACTTGGAGTAACAAAGAGGACAAACTTTGTTATGATTGCAATTCATGCAAAGGTGGGGTGTTGGCCAATATAAGGAACCAGTGGAAGCATCTCACCATATTCAACTCTGTTGTGTGTGTGCTTGTAACCGCCATTTATGTTTTGGGATGCTTTGCCATAAGGAACAACCGCATCGACATGTACAACAAGAACCACACACACCCTTGATCTCTTTTCAAATGCTATGTTTTCTTTAGGCTTCAGGTTCggacttttatttttatatgttagaTTGATTTTACGTTTTTTTtcgtttgaatttgaaaaaacaATTAGcatattagttttaattttttttaatttctaagaAGATGTGTGTTATGTTTCTTAAAATTAATGGTCTATAATCACCATTTATGTTTTGGGATCTTTTGCCGTAAAGAACAACCGCATCGACATGTACAACAAGAACCACACACACCCTTGATCTCTCTTCAAATGCTATGTTTTTCTTTAGGCTTTACGTTcggattttaatttttatatgtgGGATTGATTTTACGTTTTTTTGTTTGAATTCGAAAAAACAATTAGCATATtagctttaattatttttttttatttctaagaAGCTGTGTGTTATGTTTGTTAAAATTAATGGTCCAAAAACATCatttcttgtttatcttttattttattatataataatatataattgttccTGCAAGAATATGAACTTTCTTAGAAACATTTTGatttgtgaaaatattttttattttttttataatcaattttcattttcaacttttatatctaaaaaaatattgatgtaTGAAAGGAGGATTCATTGCAAACTAGTTTggtctatttttaaaatatacttttttttatatttagaatataaaatatatttttatgtacgattttagttatttaatttttttaaagttaacaatttatttttatacaatattaaaaataaaataaattattatcttaaaataattaatggtattgatcattaaaaaataaaactaaaaaagacTAGCAATTAATTCTTTTAATTCTGTTGGTACGTCCTCAATACtaaataaaaattcaacaaataCACTTTGTTTAATTCTAAATTGACTATTTTTATTAGCTCCTTTTTACTTACGATTTATAGCATTGTGCCACTGTTTGCTGTACTTTGTTTTTTAAGTTGAACTTAGAagattttatctttttatttttatacttatattaaaaatcatgttattttttgttaaatttaattaataaaatttcattaaaaatttaccatattcaaaattttatcttaccccttcaaaatgttttcaaacaGTGATAACTGAAAATTCTAAAAACAAGAACGCATTTTCaattttgttctatttttttgaaaatattttcattcgaaatactaaaataatcatattttcatgtcttattttatttttcatttttcaactAATCAACCCCTTAATTTCTCTTTGTACTTTGTAGTGTCGTTAACTGTAATATCTCACCATAATCTTTTGAGgaaaaaaatttagagaataataaaaaatttacggATTAAAACGCGAATCTTGGCTTATTCCTTTGAATGATGCAACAATAACAGCCCTTTGGGGTGATATTTGCTTATTCAATTTCGTTAGGGATTGCTCTCATCAACTATCTTTCTGACATAGCTTAGCAGCACCAATAGCAAGGAGACAAAcggaaaattaaaatatgatcACAGCTAAAAGAAAGCCACGGAAAATTAAAGCTAAAAGAATGCCTCTTTAATTCAGTTTGAAAAACAGTTTAATTAAAatccttttaaaaaaataacttaaacaataaatgactattaaaaatagtttataaataagttattttatatttaaatttttagttttaaaaatatttattttataaaaatgtgataaaaaataataatattatgaaaaaaattatttttttaactttctCTATAAATTCTTAAATAGCTTCTTAAAAAActgtaatttaattttgaaaattgcacCAATCATTAATACTTCTGTTTTTCATAAgtcaaaactaaaaaaaattacttttgaaAGTTTACAAACGGGCCTTAAGTCTTAACAAAAGTTACTTTTGGATTCATTAAACAGATTCGCATATTACTATACTCTCAAAACTAATGGCAAGAACAAAACATGATTCCAGAACATAACCAGAACTTTAAGCAAAGAATCAAGGTCTAAAAAATATCTATGCTAACAACCGCCTAGTCAAACTCTTGCTTTGATAAGCACACTCAGAAACCCAAAAGTTTTGATCACCTAGCAACTCATTAAAGAGTGCAAGACACTGACTGAAGCTATGTAAGAATTGTCTCCACTTCACTTGAGGAAAGTACAGGCGAGGAACAAGAACAAGTAAACGAATAATGATGTTAAGAGTTCGAGTGTCCAGGTTGGGCGCAGCAACATAGACGGAATGTTGGGTACCGCCAATGAACCAGAAATCCATCCGCCCACTAGGGCCCCAAACCTGTAATTGTGCAATGAAAAACAATGTTGATGGTGAATAAGAAAAAAGGGGATTAAGAAATGTTAGTTGATGCAAGATCTGCTATGTACCCAATAATGCAGGCTCTACCCAAGCTCTTTGTCTTTTCATTGAGAAAATATATGCAAGCAGCCAAAGAGATTGCGACCTGCATCAGAAGAACAATTTCGTTAGAGGAAGCAAGAAGTTGGGGTATGGAAATGAGAGACAACTGTATACATATCGGCACTGTCCTTTGATGTCTCCATTCTAATACATGAACCACACATGTAATAAATAGTTAGATAACATAATAAACCTACATAGAGTGATGAACAAACTAGAAAAAAGTAAGCATGTATCAATAAAAGGTAATATTGACAttttattcaaaagaaaatTTGACTTAAAAGCATGTGTTGGCTCAATTAACCTGAAAGTCTTGTAGTTACAAAGCACAATCAGTGCAATGGCTGATCTAAGATTTCTATAATGATATATTTCTTCCTTtatcaaaagaaaagaaacatgtATAAGGATACTCAGACACAAGAAGTAGTCAATCAAGGTATAACACAAATCAAGAATAAGCCTAGGAAGCAAGACTATATTCAGAAAAATAATGGTACTCTTTTAAAGGATGAGGTATAGTTatgattttcaattttttcccctctattt
Above is a genomic segment from Arachis stenosperma cultivar V10309 chromosome 1, arast.V10309.gnm1.PFL2, whole genome shotgun sequence containing:
- the LOC130960297 gene encoding tetraspanin-11-like, translated to MRFQISNTVVGALNILSLLLGLSALATSAYIHFHGGDGASDCQKVLQYPLLIAGVFIVIISTLGIVGSLCRINFALYAYLLITFLLIVAMILFTIFALFVTNKKVGQQVSTRAYGEYVVTDFSHWLQHYVVNNKNWDEVKSCLMDAGVCHDLAIHGGFNHSNEDLFFKHLSTTQVGCCKPPANCGFKMKNATYWEAPKTGASWANNSDCKTWSNKEDKLCYDCNSCKGGVLANIRNQWKHLTIFNSVVCVLVTAIYVLGCFAIRNNRIDMYNKNHTHP